The following are from one region of the Desulfonatronum thioautotrophicum genome:
- a CDS encoding PEP-CTERM sorting domain-containing protein produces MKSLFLAFLLTAICSVPAMAVPIQSSNGHSGLGLFDGKFEFNIIDDGLAEVVVTLTNASPINNGGFLTAFAFILPESLEINSSTHHTGFDLLSGNFNTAPFSGFNIGSSSTRGQWQGGGSPRYGLGVGETGTFTFTLMGTDLTGITAESFFNPSSESFVARFRGFNDGKSDKVSGFPTFPDRTITENTPIPTPEPGTIALLGIGLAGLGLYGYRRKNKV; encoded by the coding sequence ATGAAGTCATTATTCCTTGCATTCCTTCTTACCGCTATTTGTTCCGTTCCTGCGATGGCAGTTCCCATTCAAAGCTCCAATGGCCATAGTGGCCTGGGACTTTTCGATGGCAAGTTTGAGTTTAACATTATTGACGATGGACTGGCTGAAGTTGTCGTTACCCTGACAAACGCCTCTCCCATAAACAATGGCGGCTTCCTCACGGCTTTTGCTTTTATTCTTCCGGAATCGTTAGAAATTAATTCTTCGACGCATCATACGGGTTTTGATTTGCTCAGCGGAAACTTCAACACAGCACCGTTCTCCGGCTTCAATATTGGATCCTCCAGTACAAGGGGGCAATGGCAAGGTGGAGGTTCACCCAGATATGGACTTGGTGTCGGAGAGACGGGCACGTTTACGTTTACTCTGATGGGGACGGATCTCACGGGCATCACGGCAGAATCATTTTTTAACCCCTCTTCCGAATCGTTTGTTGCTCGATTTCGTGGCTTCAACGATGGGAAAAGTGACAAGGTTTCAGGCTTTCCAACTTTTCCGGATAGAACCATAACGGAAAACACACCTATCCCAACCCCTGAACCCGGCACCATCGCCCTGCTGGGCATCGGGCTGGCCGGATTGGGTCTGTACGGCTACCGTCGCAAGAACAAGGTTTAA
- a CDS encoding DUF4242 domain-containing protein produces the protein MPKFVIEREIPGAGKLSSAELQGISQKSCSVLGELGPQVQWVHSYVTDDKVYCVYIAPDEASVRKHAEMGGFPANAVSEVHSVIDPTTAE, from the coding sequence ATGCCGAAATTCGTGATTGAACGTGAAATCCCCGGTGCAGGCAAACTCTCGTCAGCGGAACTACAGGGCATCTCGCAGAAGTCGTGCAGCGTTTTGGGTGAACTGGGACCGCAAGTCCAGTGGGTCCACAGCTACGTGACGGACGACAAGGTTTACTGCGTTTACATCGCTCCAGACGAAGCCTCTGTTCGAAAGCATGCTGAAATGGGAGGATTTCCCGCGAATGCCGTTTCAGAAGTCCACTCTGTCATCGACCCGACCACGGCGGAATAA